The following proteins are encoded in a genomic region of Arachis stenosperma cultivar V10309 chromosome 4, arast.V10309.gnm1.PFL2, whole genome shotgun sequence:
- the LOC130973330 gene encoding receptor-like cytosolic serine/threonine-protein kinase RBK2: protein MKLSKKASVLIALAMAAGTGRVKRLTRGIADETIGDFLSELGIMTHVSHTNIAKLVGYGVEGEMHLVLELSEKGSLTSVLYGSKEKLSWSIRQRIVLGTAERILYLHEGCQRRIIHRNIKAANILLTDDFKPQIFYFLLAKWLPENWNHHSVTRFEGTFGFITLRNK from the exons ATGAAGCTTTCTAAGAAAGCTAGTGTTCTCATTGCTCTTGCAATGGCTGCTGGCACTGGAAGG GTGAAAAGACTAACAAGAGGAATAGCTGATGAAACTATAGGTGACTTCTTATCAGAACTTGGAATCATGACTCATGTAAGCCACACCAACATTGCTAAATTGGTTGGTTATGGTGTGGAAGGTGAAATGCATCTGGTTCTTGAATTGTCTGAAAAAGGAAGCCTAACTTCAGTTCTTTATG GGTCCAAGGAGAAGCTTTCGTGGTCTATTAGGCAGAGAATTGTATTAGGAACAGCAGAGAGAATATTATATCTTCATGAAGGTTGTCAAAGAAGAATTATCCATAGAAATATAAAAGCTGCAAATATCTTACTCACTGATGACTTTAAGCCTCAA attttttattttttgctagCAAAATGGCTACCAGAGAATTGGAATCACCACAGTGTTACAAGATTTGAAGGGACATTTGGGTTTATAACattaagaaataaataa